Proteins from a genomic interval of Oceanispirochaeta crateris:
- the argA gene encoding amino-acid N-acetyltransferase, with product MDKGQLREHVDLIREVFSYNRRFKDSLFVIKIDSSIIDHNYFTILVRDLSLLHQNGIRFVIIPGAHDRIDEILKQYQIPYDSVDGIRISSDEAITFIKMAAFDVSNKVMTQLSGYDIPSVIGNWVKARGLGVVHGIDFQNTGRVDKIKSDAIQTLLGEGHIPIFPCIGWNANGDPYNISSDELAKVIAIELGASKLFFIGSDGVLTQENCNIPEEMPLSEDGRISKLSLSQASLLIEANPENPQMSRIKTALSACEGGVNRVHIVDGRSDGALLKEIFSNLGIGTMIYTNIYERIRNMRQKDISSVLSLMKPFIDRGILVSRTRKDLEEKLDDFVVYSMDGIIHGCAALHRFSNDLAEIAALAVDQRYVHLKIGGKLVSYLLEKAEEEGLKRVFVLTTQTSDWFQNLGFESAGIADLPPEKRDMYNRDRNSRILMYRF from the coding sequence ATGGATAAAGGTCAATTAAGAGAGCATGTGGACTTGATAAGAGAGGTTTTCTCTTACAACAGAAGATTCAAAGACTCCCTTTTTGTCATCAAAATAGACAGCTCGATCATTGATCATAATTATTTTACAATCCTGGTCCGGGACTTGTCGCTACTTCACCAGAACGGGATTCGTTTTGTCATAATTCCAGGTGCCCACGATAGAATTGATGAGATTCTCAAGCAATATCAAATTCCTTACGACAGTGTTGATGGCATCAGAATCTCCTCTGATGAAGCCATTACATTCATCAAAATGGCAGCCTTTGACGTGTCCAATAAAGTCATGACCCAACTGTCCGGTTATGATATTCCCTCGGTCATAGGCAATTGGGTAAAAGCCAGAGGGCTAGGTGTTGTCCATGGCATTGATTTTCAAAACACAGGAAGGGTGGACAAAATAAAATCGGATGCCATCCAAACCCTCCTCGGAGAAGGACATATCCCGATTTTCCCCTGCATCGGCTGGAATGCCAATGGTGACCCCTATAATATCTCATCAGATGAGCTGGCCAAAGTCATTGCCATAGAGTTAGGTGCTTCAAAACTGTTTTTCATAGGTTCCGATGGGGTCTTAACACAGGAAAACTGCAACATACCCGAAGAAATGCCACTGTCCGAAGATGGACGAATCTCCAAATTGTCTCTGTCTCAAGCCTCATTGTTAATTGAGGCGAATCCCGAAAACCCTCAGATGAGCAGAATCAAAACAGCCCTTTCCGCCTGTGAAGGAGGAGTCAACAGGGTCCATATTGTTGATGGGCGCAGCGATGGTGCTCTCTTGAAAGAAATTTTCTCCAACCTTGGTATTGGAACCATGATATACACCAATATCTATGAGCGGATCAGAAACATGAGACAAAAGGATATATCCAGCGTCTTGAGCCTGATGAAACCATTTATCGATAGGGGTATACTCGTTTCAAGAACAAGAAAGGATCTGGAGGAAAAACTGGATGATTTTGTGGTGTACTCCATGGATGGTATCATTCATGGCTGTGCGGCCCTTCACAGGTTCAGCAATGATCTTGCCGAAATTGCGGCTTTAGCCGTCGATCAAAGGTATGTTCACCTTAAAATTGGAGGCAAACTTGTCTCCTACCTCCTTGAAAAAGCGGAAGAAGAGGGACTGAAGAGAGTGTTTGTTTTGACAACTCAGACCTCCGACTGGTTTCAGAATCTTGGTTTTGAATCGGCAGGAATTGCTGATCTTCCTCCGGAAAAGAGGGATATGTATAACCGGGATAGAAATT